A region of the Acidobacteriota bacterium genome:
CGGAGATCAGGCCGATTTCGCTCAGCGAGTAGCCCCGATCGACCCAAAATGGCTTGACCATTCTGCCGAGGGTTGAATCACCGACCTTGTACAACAGTACGAAGAGCAATACCGGCACCATCTGCCAGCGGAAGACCCACCTCAGGACCGGTCGGATGGCGTCGCGCCGCGCCGAGCTGTCGAGCGGCACGCGCGGGCTCAACCACGCTAAAACTGCGAGCAGGAAGAAGAGGGTGGCCAGCCCCACCCAAAGGGCCGCCCAGCCCATGTAATCGGCGAGGAAGACCACACCGCCGCCGCCGATCATCATCGCGACCCTGGCCGCCGACACTCTGGTTCCATTGATGCTGCCGACGTTCTGCGGGTTCGATACATCCACCGCGTAGGCGTCGATGGCGATGTCCTGGGTGGCCGAGGCGGTCGTAAAGAGGAGCAACAGCCCCCACATCAGAATCGACGGGTCAGAGGCATCCTGCGGTACGATTGCCAACGTGGTCGCCCCGAGAGTGAAAAGGCATGCCGTGATCCAGTGCTGTCGAGCTCCGTAGCGGTCGACCAGCGGCGCCCACAGGAGCTTCCAGGTCCAGGGCAGAGACAGCAGGCTCATCAGGCCGATTTCGCGCAGGGACACGTCGTGCACGCGGAAGAATACCGGCCACACGTCGTAAGCGATCCCGAAGGGCAGGCCCTCCGCGAAATAGAGAACTGCGATCCAGAAGAGAACCTTCCGCTTGGTCACCGCGCCATCTTACAGAGGACGAAGGTTGTTCGGAGCGCCGAGTTTTG
Encoded here:
- a CDS encoding MFS transporter; translation: MTKRKVLFWIAVLYFAEGLPFGIAYDVWPVFFRVHDVSLREIGLMSLLSLPWTWKLLWAPLVDRYGARQHWITACLFTLGATTLAIVPQDASDPSILMWGLLLLFTTASATQDIAIDAYAVDVSNPQNVGSINGTRVSAARVAMMIGGGGVVFLADYMGWAALWVGLATLFFLLAVLAWLSPRVPLDSSARRDAIRPVLRWVFRWQMVPVLLFVLLYKVGDSTLGRMVKPFWVDRGYSLSEIGLISVSLGTVLTILGAITGGWFTNRYGIFKALLWLGLAQLVSNLGYVAVAAIELPRESIYVASVIESFTQGLGTAAFLSFLMNLCDKEHAATQYAILSAMFALTRDVAGAFTGIGVENLGYAIFFAITTALALPGLALLPVIKPRIRKESGVEGE